The following are encoded in a window of Lagenorhynchus albirostris chromosome 3, mLagAlb1.1, whole genome shotgun sequence genomic DNA:
- the TNFAIP8 gene encoding tumor necrosis factor alpha-induced protein 8 isoform X6, translating into MATDVFNSKNLAVQAQKKILGKMASKSVATTLIDDTSSEVLDELYRVTKEYTQNKKEAEKIIKNLIKTVIKLAILYRNNQFNQDELALMEKFKKKVHQLAMTVVSFHQVDFTFDRNVLSRLLNECREMLHQVIQRHLTAKSHGRVNNVFDHFSDCDFLAALYNPFGSFKPHLQKLCDGINKMLDEENI; encoded by the coding sequence TGGCCACAGATGTCTTTAATTCCAAAAACCTGGCCGTTCAGGCACAAAAGAAGATCTTGGGTAAAATGGCGTCCAAATCCGTCGCTACCACCTTAATCGATGACACGAGCAGCGAAGTGCTGGATGAGCTCTACAGGGTGACCAAGGAGTACACCCAGAAcaagaaggaggcagagaagatCATCAAAAACCTCATCAAAACAGTCATCAAGCTGGCCATTCTTTACAGGAATAATCAGTTTAACCAAGATGAGCTAGCACTGATGGAGAAATTCAAGAAGAAAGTTCATCAACTTGCTATGACCGTGGTCAGTTTCCATCAGGTGGATTTCACCTTTGACCGGAATGTGTTATCCAGGCTGTTAAATGAGTGTAGAGAGATGCTCCACCAGGTCATCCAGCGTCACCTCACCGCCAAGTCACATGGACGGGTTAATAATGTCTTTGATCATTTTTCAGATTGTGATTTCTTGGCTGCCTTGTATAATCCCTTCGGAAGTTTTAAACCCCACTTACAGAAACTGTGTGATGGCATCAACAAAATGTTAGATGAAGAGAACATATGA
- the TNFAIP8 gene encoding tumor necrosis factor alpha-induced protein 8 isoform X5 has protein sequence MLKLLATDVFNSKNLAVQAQKKILGKMASKSVATTLIDDTSSEVLDELYRVTKEYTQNKKEAEKIIKNLIKTVIKLAILYRNNQFNQDELALMEKFKKKVHQLAMTVVSFHQVDFTFDRNVLSRLLNECREMLHQVIQRHLTAKSHGRVNNVFDHFSDCDFLAALYNPFGSFKPHLQKLCDGINKMLDEENI, from the coding sequence TGGCCACAGATGTCTTTAATTCCAAAAACCTGGCCGTTCAGGCACAAAAGAAGATCTTGGGTAAAATGGCGTCCAAATCCGTCGCTACCACCTTAATCGATGACACGAGCAGCGAAGTGCTGGATGAGCTCTACAGGGTGACCAAGGAGTACACCCAGAAcaagaaggaggcagagaagatCATCAAAAACCTCATCAAAACAGTCATCAAGCTGGCCATTCTTTACAGGAATAATCAGTTTAACCAAGATGAGCTAGCACTGATGGAGAAATTCAAGAAGAAAGTTCATCAACTTGCTATGACCGTGGTCAGTTTCCATCAGGTGGATTTCACCTTTGACCGGAATGTGTTATCCAGGCTGTTAAATGAGTGTAGAGAGATGCTCCACCAGGTCATCCAGCGTCACCTCACCGCCAAGTCACATGGACGGGTTAATAATGTCTTTGATCATTTTTCAGATTGTGATTTCTTGGCTGCCTTGTATAATCCCTTCGGAAGTTTTAAACCCCACTTACAGAAACTGTGTGATGGCATCAACAAAATGTTAGATGAAGAGAACATATGA
- the TNFAIP8 gene encoding tumor necrosis factor alpha-induced protein 8 isoform X4 has product MYSTTVATDVFNSKNLAVQAQKKILGKMASKSVATTLIDDTSSEVLDELYRVTKEYTQNKKEAEKIIKNLIKTVIKLAILYRNNQFNQDELALMEKFKKKVHQLAMTVVSFHQVDFTFDRNVLSRLLNECREMLHQVIQRHLTAKSHGRVNNVFDHFSDCDFLAALYNPFGSFKPHLQKLCDGINKMLDEENI; this is encoded by the coding sequence TGGCCACAGATGTCTTTAATTCCAAAAACCTGGCCGTTCAGGCACAAAAGAAGATCTTGGGTAAAATGGCGTCCAAATCCGTCGCTACCACCTTAATCGATGACACGAGCAGCGAAGTGCTGGATGAGCTCTACAGGGTGACCAAGGAGTACACCCAGAAcaagaaggaggcagagaagatCATCAAAAACCTCATCAAAACAGTCATCAAGCTGGCCATTCTTTACAGGAATAATCAGTTTAACCAAGATGAGCTAGCACTGATGGAGAAATTCAAGAAGAAAGTTCATCAACTTGCTATGACCGTGGTCAGTTTCCATCAGGTGGATTTCACCTTTGACCGGAATGTGTTATCCAGGCTGTTAAATGAGTGTAGAGAGATGCTCCACCAGGTCATCCAGCGTCACCTCACCGCCAAGTCACATGGACGGGTTAATAATGTCTTTGATCATTTTTCAGATTGTGATTTCTTGGCTGCCTTGTATAATCCCTTCGGAAGTTTTAAACCCCACTTACAGAAACTGTGTGATGGCATCAACAAAATGTTAGATGAAGAGAACATATGA
- the TNFAIP8 gene encoding tumor necrosis factor alpha-induced protein 8 isoform X3 yields MLLLFQRLNRAGLKQVATDVFNSKNLAVQAQKKILGKMASKSVATTLIDDTSSEVLDELYRVTKEYTQNKKEAEKIIKNLIKTVIKLAILYRNNQFNQDELALMEKFKKKVHQLAMTVVSFHQVDFTFDRNVLSRLLNECREMLHQVIQRHLTAKSHGRVNNVFDHFSDCDFLAALYNPFGSFKPHLQKLCDGINKMLDEENI; encoded by the coding sequence TGGCCACAGATGTCTTTAATTCCAAAAACCTGGCCGTTCAGGCACAAAAGAAGATCTTGGGTAAAATGGCGTCCAAATCCGTCGCTACCACCTTAATCGATGACACGAGCAGCGAAGTGCTGGATGAGCTCTACAGGGTGACCAAGGAGTACACCCAGAAcaagaaggaggcagagaagatCATCAAAAACCTCATCAAAACAGTCATCAAGCTGGCCATTCTTTACAGGAATAATCAGTTTAACCAAGATGAGCTAGCACTGATGGAGAAATTCAAGAAGAAAGTTCATCAACTTGCTATGACCGTGGTCAGTTTCCATCAGGTGGATTTCACCTTTGACCGGAATGTGTTATCCAGGCTGTTAAATGAGTGTAGAGAGATGCTCCACCAGGTCATCCAGCGTCACCTCACCGCCAAGTCACATGGACGGGTTAATAATGTCTTTGATCATTTTTCAGATTGTGATTTCTTGGCTGCCTTGTATAATCCCTTCGGAAGTTTTAAACCCCACTTACAGAAACTGTGTGATGGCATCAACAAAATGTTAGATGAAGAGAACATATGA
- the TNFAIP8 gene encoding tumor necrosis factor alpha-induced protein 8 isoform X7, producing MASKSVATTLIDDTSSEVLDELYRVTKEYTQNKKEAEKIIKNLIKTVIKLAILYRNNQFNQDELALMEKFKKKVHQLAMTVVSFHQVDFTFDRNVLSRLLNECREMLHQVIQRHLTAKSHGRVNNVFDHFSDCDFLAALYNPFGSFKPHLQKLCDGINKMLDEENI from the coding sequence ATGGCGTCCAAATCCGTCGCTACCACCTTAATCGATGACACGAGCAGCGAAGTGCTGGATGAGCTCTACAGGGTGACCAAGGAGTACACCCAGAAcaagaaggaggcagagaagatCATCAAAAACCTCATCAAAACAGTCATCAAGCTGGCCATTCTTTACAGGAATAATCAGTTTAACCAAGATGAGCTAGCACTGATGGAGAAATTCAAGAAGAAAGTTCATCAACTTGCTATGACCGTGGTCAGTTTCCATCAGGTGGATTTCACCTTTGACCGGAATGTGTTATCCAGGCTGTTAAATGAGTGTAGAGAGATGCTCCACCAGGTCATCCAGCGTCACCTCACCGCCAAGTCACATGGACGGGTTAATAATGTCTTTGATCATTTTTCAGATTGTGATTTCTTGGCTGCCTTGTATAATCCCTTCGGAAGTTTTAAACCCCACTTACAGAAACTGTGTGATGGCATCAACAAAATGTTAGATGAAGAGAACATATGA